A genomic stretch from Candidatus Omnitrophota bacterium includes:
- a CDS encoding HAD hydrolase-like protein, whose product MIRTIIFDFDGVLAESVDIKTVAFGKLFENEGAEVARKVVEYHIAHTGVSRYDKFRYFYREFLGRELDDDTFRGLCRRFSELVVDEVVKAPYVEGAKEFLEEHAARYRFYVASATPQEEIEEIVARRGMTKFFSRIYGAPTGKDAAVKDILERDPVLPEEALFVGDASSDMNAAAASDIHFVARIYEGNEDIFRSLGCARIRAISELKDAISVLEGQG is encoded by the coding sequence ATGATAAGGACCATAATATTCGATTTTGACGGGGTGCTGGCCGAATCCGTGGACATAAAGACCGTAGCCTTCGGTAAGCTCTTTGAGAACGAAGGGGCGGAGGTCGCCCGCAAGGTTGTGGAATACCATATAGCGCATACCGGGGTCTCAAGATATGACAAGTTCCGGTATTTTTACCGGGAGTTCCTTGGACGCGAACTCGATGACGATACGTTCCGGGGCCTCTGCAGACGTTTTTCGGAGCTTGTGGTGGATGAGGTGGTCAAAGCCCCTTATGTAGAAGGCGCTAAGGAGTTCCTGGAAGAGCATGCCGCCAGATACAGGTTCTATGTGGCGTCCGCCACCCCTCAGGAAGAGATAGAGGAGATAGTGGCCCGGAGGGGAATGACAAAGTTCTTTTCGCGTATATATGGCGCGCCGACCGGGAAGGACGCGGCGGTCAAGGACATACTTGAGAGGGACCCGGTGCTACCGGAGGAGGCCCTGTTCGTGGGTGATGCCTCAAGTGATATGAACGCGGCAGCCGCTTCCGATATCCATTTCGTGGCCCGGATATACGAGGGCAATGAGGACATTTTTCGGAGCTTGGGATGCGCCAGGATACGCGCGATCAGTGAGCTCAAAGACGCGATAAGCGTTCTGGAGGGGCAGGGATGA
- a CDS encoding NAD(P)-dependent oxidoreductase has translation MPGKKSTLKIMVTGGSGFLGSHIADALTAAGHEVYIFDIKPSKFISEGQHMLIGDIMDGESLKESMKGMDVVYHLAAMADVDEAQGKPYETMMINVLGTTNVLEAAVAAGVKRVVFASTIYVYSRTGSFYRVSKHACELLLEAYHEKHGLEHTVLRFGTLYGPRADKTNSVHRYLTEAFKTGKIEFKGTGKEVREYIHVKDAAEICVNVLDGSFSGETLILTGHHRMRLNELLDMINEILGGKIQINYSPKDSRSHYEQTPYSYIPRVGKKLITNKYCDLGQSLVEILDEINISRDNEEIRF, from the coding sequence ATGCCTGGTAAAAAATCTACCCTGAAGATAATGGTCACCGGCGGATCCGGTTTCCTGGGAAGCCATATAGCGGACGCGCTTACGGCCGCCGGCCACGAAGTGTACATATTCGATATAAAACCGTCAAAGTTCATCTCGGAGGGGCAGCATATGCTCATAGGTGACATAATGGACGGTGAGTCCCTGAAAGAAAGCATGAAAGGTATGGACGTGGTCTATCATCTCGCGGCGATGGCGGATGTGGACGAGGCCCAGGGGAAGCCATACGAGACGATGATGATAAATGTGCTGGGTACTACGAACGTATTGGAAGCCGCCGTGGCCGCCGGGGTAAAGCGCGTGGTGTTCGCGAGCACTATATATGTTTACAGCCGCACCGGGTCATTTTACCGGGTAAGCAAGCACGCGTGCGAACTGCTTCTTGAGGCATACCATGAAAAGCACGGTCTTGAGCATACCGTGCTCAGGTTCGGCACTTTGTACGGTCCCCGGGCGGACAAGACCAACAGCGTGCATCGTTACCTCACAGAGGCTTTTAAGACCGGCAAGATCGAGTTCAAGGGTACCGGCAAAGAAGTGAGGGAGTATATACACGTGAAGGACGCGGCGGAGATATGCGTTAACGTCCTGGACGGGTCCTTTTCCGGCGAGACGCTGATACTGACCGGGCACCACAGGATGAGGCTCAATGAGCTCCTGGATATGATAAACGAGATACTAGGAGGGAAGATACAGATTAACTACAGCCCGAAAGATTCCCGTTCGCATTACGAGCAGACGCCCTATTCTTATATCCCTCGTGTAGGGAAAAAGCTCATTACGAATAAATATTGTGATCTCGGACAGAGCCTGGTGGAGATACTCGATGAGATCAATATCTCACGGGATAATGAGGAGATACGCTTTTAA